One window of Clostridiaceae bacterium genomic DNA carries:
- a CDS encoding gamma-glutamylcyclotransferase encodes MKGFWNEDYSLPWQEIVNQLKLDKRLYVAYGSNMDKTQMEIRCPGAKVLGRTYLENWMLTLPHYANIERSKGKRTPALIWEITSKNEKVLDRYEGYPECYDKIDIIICVDGKRMSAMAYVMTDEYKKCDKKPRSGYINQILQGYRDAGFDEAEFQPSETKC; translated from the coding sequence ATGAAAGGCTTTTGGAATGAGGATTATAGTTTACCATGGCAAGAAATTGTAAATCAGCTTAAGCTTGATAAACGTTTATATGTTGCATATGGTAGCAACATGGACAAAACTCAAATGGAAATACGTTGCCCAGGAGCAAAAGTATTAGGAAGAACATATCTCGAAAATTGGATGCTCACTTTACCGCACTATGCTAATATTGAAAGAAGCAAGGGGAAAAGGACTCCTGCCCTTATATGGGAGATAACAAGTAAAAATGAAAAAGTATTAGATCGTTATGAAGGTTATCCGGAATGCTACGATAAAATAGATATTATTATATGCGTGGATGGAAAGCGTATGTCCGCTATGGCTTATGTTATGACAGACGAATATAAAAAATGCGATAAAAAACCCCGCAGTGGGTATATAAATCAAATTTTGCAGGGATACCGTGATGCAGGATTTGATGAAGCAGAATTCCAACCAAGTGAAACTAAGTGTTAG
- a CDS encoding 4Fe-4S binding protein: protein MKHRYLKNVVTLRLSADKCIGCERCVEVCPHRVFSMSDKKAKIEDKDFCMECGACAKNCPTNAITVNVGVGCAQAVIMGWLKGNEPSCDCSSGEGCC, encoded by the coding sequence ATGAAACATAGATATTTAAAGAATGTTGTAACACTTCGTCTGTCAGCTGATAAATGTATTGGCTGCGAAAGATGTGTAGAAGTTTGTCCCCATAGAGTATTCAGTATGAGCGATAAGAAAGCAAAAATTGAAGATAAAGACTTTTGTATGGAGTGCGGCGCTTGCGCGAAAAATTGCCCGACAAATGCCATCACCGTTAATGTCGGAGTAGGATGTGCTCAAGCAGTGATTATGGGCTGGCTTAAAGGAAATGAACCAAGTTGTGATTGTTCATCCGGTGAAGGATGCTGCTGA
- the adhE gene encoding bifunctional acetaldehyde-CoA/alcohol dehydrogenase: protein MAEQDKTNSEVAVIIENMVENGKRALKEMVKLNQEQVDYIVKEMALAGLANHMRLAKLAIEETQRGVYEDKIIKNLFATEYIYHSIKYEKTVGIINENEEEDYFEIAEPVGIIAGITPVTNPTSTTLFKCIIAMKTRNPIIFAFHPGSQQCSAEAARIVRDAAVKAGAPEYCIQWIENPSIEATQALMKNDGISLILATGGSSMVKAAYSAGKPALGVGPGNVPCYIEKTADIKRAVTDLILSKTFDNGMICASEQAVIIDRDIYEPVTEYMKKLGCYFVNEEERKKLESLAIDEKKCSMNPKIVGKSAETIAQMAEIKVPEGTKILVAEIEGVGPEYPLSREKLCPILACFKVKNFTEGIQRAVEMVNFGGSGHSAVIHSNDEYVINEFAERVNTGRIIVNQPSSHGAIGDIYNTNMPSLTLGCGSFGRNSTTANITAVNLINKKRVARRRYNMQWFKIPEKIYFQPGSVQYLSKMPNISRAFIVTDEVMIKLGYVEKVLYYLRKREGRNYVHSEIFDRVQPDPTVDTVREGVIAAEAFKPDVIIALGGGSVIDAAKAIWLFYEHPETDFNDLRMKFMDIRKRVFKYPPLGNKAKLVAIPTTSGTGSEVTSFSVITDPEKETKYPLADYELTPDVAIIDPEFVQSVPAYVTADTGMDVLTHAIEAYVSVMASDYTDGLAMKAIQLVFEYLPKVYMNGDDQKAREKMHNASCIAGMAFTNAFLGINHSLAHKLGGKFHIPHGRANAVLLPHVIRYNGSRPAKFTAFPKYEHYIADQKYAEIAKYLGLPCRNTEEGINSLISAVIDLMKQLQMPLSIKDCGISEDQFMQVLDEIADKAFEDQCTTANPRMPLVSELKDIYLKAYYGI, encoded by the coding sequence ATGGCCGAACAGGATAAAACTAACAGTGAAGTAGCTGTTATCATAGAAAACATGGTAGAAAATGGCAAGAGAGCTTTAAAAGAAATGGTTAAATTAAACCAGGAACAAGTGGACTATATTGTTAAAGAAATGGCCCTTGCTGGTTTAGCTAACCATATGAGGTTGGCAAAATTGGCAATTGAAGAAACCCAGAGAGGGGTCTATGAAGATAAAATTATTAAAAACTTATTTGCTACTGAATACATTTACCACAGTATAAAATATGAAAAAACTGTAGGTATTATTAATGAAAATGAAGAAGAAGACTATTTTGAAATTGCAGAACCAGTTGGCATTATTGCCGGTATTACACCAGTTACAAATCCTACATCAACTACATTATTTAAGTGCATTATTGCAATGAAGACGAGAAACCCGATTATATTTGCTTTCCATCCCGGTTCACAGCAATGCAGTGCAGAGGCTGCCAGAATTGTACGAGATGCGGCTGTTAAGGCAGGAGCTCCGGAATACTGCATTCAATGGATAGAAAATCCCTCCATAGAGGCTACCCAGGCATTGATGAAAAATGATGGCATTTCTTTAATACTGGCCACAGGCGGCTCATCCATGGTTAAAGCAGCCTATAGCGCCGGGAAACCTGCATTGGGAGTTGGTCCGGGTAATGTACCCTGTTATATAGAAAAAACAGCGGATATAAAGAGGGCCGTAACAGATTTAATATTATCAAAAACCTTTGATAACGGTATGATTTGCGCCTCAGAGCAGGCAGTTATTATTGACAGGGATATCTACGAACCTGTTACGGAATATATGAAGAAACTTGGCTGCTATTTTGTCAATGAAGAAGAAAGAAAAAAGCTGGAAAGTCTTGCTATTGATGAAAAGAAATGTTCCATGAACCCCAAAATTGTAGGCAAATCTGCTGAAACCATAGCACAAATGGCGGAAATCAAAGTCCCGGAGGGTACAAAAATACTAGTTGCTGAAATTGAAGGGGTAGGGCCTGAATATCCTTTATCCAGGGAGAAATTATGTCCCATATTGGCTTGTTTTAAAGTAAAAAATTTTACTGAAGGTATCCAAAGAGCTGTAGAAATGGTTAATTTCGGAGGGTCTGGCCATTCTGCGGTTATCCATTCCAACGATGAATATGTAATCAATGAGTTTGCAGAAAGGGTAAACACCGGAAGAATTATTGTCAATCAGCCTTCCAGTCACGGGGCTATAGGGGACATATATAATACCAATATGCCTTCACTCACATTAGGCTGCGGCTCCTTTGGCAGAAACAGTACAACTGCTAATATCACTGCCGTTAATTTAATCAATAAGAAACGTGTAGCAAGGAGAAGATACAATATGCAGTGGTTTAAAATACCGGAGAAAATCTATTTCCAACCTGGCTCTGTCCAGTATCTGTCAAAAATGCCTAATATCTCACGAGCTTTTATTGTTACGGATGAAGTAATGATCAAACTTGGATATGTAGAAAAAGTCCTGTACTACTTAAGAAAACGTGAAGGCAGAAACTATGTCCATTCAGAGATTTTTGACAGGGTACAGCCAGACCCGACGGTTGATACAGTAAGAGAAGGTGTCATTGCAGCAGAAGCCTTTAAGCCTGATGTTATCATTGCTCTGGGAGGAGGATCGGTAATAGATGCTGCTAAAGCAATATGGCTTTTTTATGAACATCCTGAAACCGATTTCAATGATCTTCGTATGAAATTTATGGATATCCGCAAGAGAGTGTTTAAGTATCCTCCTCTAGGGAATAAAGCCAAATTGGTAGCTATTCCTACTACTTCGGGTACGGGCTCGGAAGTAACATCCTTTTCAGTAATAACAGACCCGGAAAAAGAAACGAAATATCCGCTGGCAGACTATGAGCTAACACCAGATGTCGCCATTATTGACCCGGAATTTGTGCAATCAGTACCTGCATATGTTACAGCCGATACAGGGATGGATGTATTAACTCATGCAATCGAAGCTTATGTGTCGGTTATGGCATCGGACTACACAGACGGACTTGCTATGAAGGCTATCCAGCTTGTATTTGAATATTTACCAAAAGTTTATATGAATGGTGATGATCAAAAGGCACGTGAAAAAATGCATAACGCGTCATGTATAGCAGGTATGGCCTTCACTAACGCTTTCTTAGGTATTAATCACAGCCTGGCACATAAATTAGGTGGTAAATTTCATATACCTCACGGAAGAGCCAATGCTGTTTTACTTCCTCATGTTATTAGATACAATGGCTCAAGACCGGCAAAGTTTACTGCCTTTCCAAAATATGAACACTATATAGCGGATCAAAAATACGCTGAAATAGCTAAATATCTTGGGCTACCCTGCCGCAATACGGAGGAAGGTATAAACAGCCTGATATCTGCAGTAATTGACCTGATGAAGCAGTTGCAAATGCCCCTGTCCATAAAGGATTGTGGGATATCGGAAGACCAGTTTATGCAGGTTTTGGATGAAATTGCAGATAAAGCTTTTGAAGACCAATGCACAACAGCAAATCCAAGGATGCCTCTGGTATCGGAATTGAAAGATATTTATTTAAAAGCATATTATGGAATATAA
- a CDS encoding CPBP family intramembrane metalloprotease — protein MNIIYGSIVTPVYEELLFRGYIWNRFSKVMTSKLHICVWNIALFTIWHFLYIVPNMISGNWDVLQLLKLAAGIGYGTVLGLIRLRTENCWATILAHGIMNFFMI, from the coding sequence ATGAATATTATTTATGGCAGTATTGTAACACCGGTCTATGAGGAATTGCTTTTTAGGGGATATATTTGGAACAGGTTTAGCAAGGTAATGACGAGTAAACTACATATCTGTGTTTGGAATATCGCTCTGTTTACAATATGGCATTTTTTGTATATTGTTCCAAATATGATATCAGGAAATTGGGATGTATTACAATTGCTGAAACTTGCAGCAGGAATAGGCTATGGAACAGTACTTGGACTTATCAGATTGAGAACTGAGAACTGTTGGGCGACAATATTAGCTCACGGAATTATGAATTTTTTTATGATTTAA